A window of Scomber scombrus chromosome 23, fScoSco1.1, whole genome shotgun sequence contains these coding sequences:
- the tnfsf12 gene encoding tumor necrosis factor ligand superfamily member 12 codes for MHRILQRRRVRKLRVVWASLALVALSLAACSALFTAWTWRQTRDLSQSFKILQDRLEQVNTQRKAIVQLILEKRELLVGQRVKRDGGTLRGRNGNGKKAASHFEITKVSSQQVGAGGVIKGWEERTLNMSKAVRYNKEQGTFTVEKAGVYFLFCQVLFNEQESQYVKLDVVTSGQRPQKLQCMEGYGTTPSAGPHPFHFLKPCQVSGLLRLDKGTELNAITGPSFKLHTVGNPSASPHVFSIFKVN; via the exons ATGCATCGGATTCTGCAGAGGAGGCGAGTGCGCAAGCTGCGGGTCGTATGGGCTTCTCTGGCTCTGGTGGCTCTGTCTCTGGCCGCATGCAGCGCGCTGTTCACGGCGTGGACTTGGCGACAGACGCGAGACCTGTCGCAGTCCTTCAAGATCCTGCAGGACCGACTGGAGCAG GTCAATACACAGAGGAAGGCCATTGTTCAGCTCATTCTGGAGAAGAGAGAGCTGCTGGTGGGGCAGAGAGTGAAGAGAGATG GGGGGACGCTGCGAGGGAGGAATGGAAACGGAAAGAAAGCAGCGTCTCATTTTGAGA TAACCAAAGTCTCCTCTCAGCAAG tgggAGCAGGTGGTGTCATAAAGGGCTGGGAAGAGAGGACGTTGAATATGAGCAAAGCGGTCAGGTACAACAAGGAGCAAGGTACCTTCACCGTGGAGAAGGCAGGCGTCTACTTCCTGTTCTGCCAG GTATTGTTCAATGAGCAGGAGTCTCAGTATGTGAAGCTGGACGTTGTGACCAGCGGTCAGAGGCCTCAGAAGCTGCAGTGCATGGAGGGTTATGGGACGACTCCCTCCGCCGGGCCGCACCCCTTCCACTTCCTGAAGCCCTGCCAAGTATCGGGCCTCCTGCGACTGGACAAAGGCACGGAGCTGAACGCCATCACAGGCCCGTCGTTCAAACTCCACACTGTGGGCAATCCCTCCGCTTCGCCTCACGTCTTCAGCATCTTTAAAGTCAACTGA
- the LOC134005985 gene encoding thialysine N-epsilon-acetyltransferase-like: MDYSIRTTNVEDCKDILRMIMELAEYEKATDHVKLTQKDLEQDGFSKNPFFHGIIAEVPEQHRTKDGHTKIGYALYFFSYSSWKGRAVYMQDLYVMPEFRGKGIGKALMSKVAQLGMAAGCTQLNFTCVDWNKSSLDFYLSQGCTNVTVDMGYQYMSCNGEALEHLAQP; encoded by the exons ATGGATTACTCTATTCGCACAACCAACGTGGAGGACTGCAAGGACATCTTGAGGATGATCATG GAATTGGCTGAATATGAGAAAGCCACAGATCACGTGAAACTGACACAAAAAG ACTTGGAGCAAGACGGCTTCTCCAAGAACCCGTTCTTCCATGGGATCATCGCTGAGGTTCCTGAACAGCACAGAACCAAAGATG GCCATACGAAGATAGGATATGCACTTTACTTCTTTTCCTACAGCTCGTGGAAGGGCAGAGCTGTGTACATGCAGGACTTATACGTGATGCCAGAGTTCAGAG GGAAGGGCATTGGTAAAGCACTCATGAGCAAAGTAGCACAG TTGGGAATGGCCGCCGGCTGTACACAGCTCAACTTCACCTGTGTCGACTGGAACAAATCATCTCTGGACTTTTACCTTAGTCAGGGCTGCACCAACGTCACGGTTGACATGGGCTACCAATATATGAGCTGCAATGGAGAAGCTCTGGAGCACCTggcccaaccctaa
- the sat2a.1 gene encoding thialysine N-epsilon-acetyltransferase produces MDYSIRTTNVEDCKDISRMIMELAEYEKVTDHVKVTQKDLEQDGFSKNPFFHGIIAEVPEQHRTKDGHTKIGYALYFFSYSSWKGRAVYMEDLYVMPEFRGKGIGKALMSKVAQLGMAAGCTQFNFTVLDWNKSSLDFYLSQGCTNVTADMGYQYMSCNGEALERLAQP; encoded by the exons ATGGATTACTCTATTCGCACAACCAACGTGGAGGACTGCAAGGATATCTCGCGGATGATCATG GAATTGGCTGAATATGAGAAAGTCACAGATCATGTGAAAGTGACACAAAAAG ACTTGGAGCAAGACGGCTTCTCCAAGAACCCGTTCTTCCATGGGATCATCGCTGAGGTTCCTGAACAGCACAGAACCAAAGATG GCCATACGAAGATAGGATATGCACTTTACTTCTTTTCCTATAGCTCGTGGAAGGGCAGAGCTGTGTACATGGAGGACTTATACGTGATGCCAGAGTTCAGAG GGAAGGGCATTGGTAAAGCACTCATGAGCAAAGTAGCACAG TTGGGAATGGCTGCCGGCTGTACACAGTTCAACTTCACCGTTCTCGACTGGAACAAATCATCTCTGGACTTTTACCTTAGTCAGGGCTGCACCAACGTCACAGCTGATATGGGCTACCAATATATGAGCTGCAATGGAGAAGCTCTGGAGCGCCTggcccaaccctaa
- the LOC134005987 gene encoding thialysine N-epsilon-acetyltransferase-like has product MDYTIRAANVEDCQDIARMVMELAEHDKVSDLVKITQEDLEQDGFSKKPFFHGIIAEVPEQHRTKEGHTKIGYALYFYSYTTWKGRAVYMVDLYVMPEFRGRGIGKALMSKIAQLGLAAGCTQLNFIALEQNKSSLDFYFRQGCSDITADIGYHYMSCNGEALEHLAQP; this is encoded by the exons ATGGATTACACTATTCGTGCAGCCAACGTGGAGGACTGCCAGGACATAGCACGGATGGTCATG GAACTGGCTGAACATGACAAAGTCTCAGACCTTGTGAAAATCACACAGGAAG ACTTGGAGCAAGACGGCTTCTCCAAGAAACCGTTCTTTCATGGAATCATCGCTGAGGTTCCTGAACAGCACAGAACCAAAGAAG gTCATACAAAGATAGGCTATGCACTATACTTCTATTCCTACACCACATGGAAGGGGAGGGCTGTGTACATGGTGGACCTTTATGTTATGCCTGAGTTCAGAG GTAGGGGCATTGGTAAAGCACTGATGAGCAAGATAGCACAG CTTGGCCTGGCTGCCGGCTGCACCCAGCTCAACTTCATCGCTCTTGAGCAGAACAAATCATCTCTGGACTTTTACTTCAGGCAGGGCTGTTCCGACATCACGGCTGACATTGGCTATCACTATATGAGCTGCAATGGAGAGGCTCTGGAGCACCTGGCCCAACCCTAA